The following proteins come from a genomic window of Rutidosis leptorrhynchoides isolate AG116_Rl617_1_P2 chromosome 10, CSIRO_AGI_Rlap_v1, whole genome shotgun sequence:
- the LOC139873048 gene encoding ubiquitin C-terminal hydrolase 12-like — MLPNKRLSKESSVGEVLEVMKDKVYFELSHPDAELRLLELFSHKIYKIFHVNEKIENINDQYWTLRAEEKKRSMWDPRIV; from the exons ATGCTACCAAACAAAAG GTTGTCTAAGGAAAGCAGTGTTGGAGAGGTTCTTGAAGTAATGAAGGATAAGGTATACTTTGAATTATCTCATCCAGATGCTGAACTTAGATTGCTTGAACTATTCTCTCACAAGATTTACAAG ATCTTTCATGTGAATGAGAAAATTGAAAACATAAATGATCAATACTGGACATTACGTGCTGAGGAG aaGAAGAGAAGTATGTGGGATCCGAGGATCGTTTGA